A stretch of the Malus sylvestris chromosome 10, drMalSylv7.2, whole genome shotgun sequence genome encodes the following:
- the LOC126587334 gene encoding transcription factor bHLH63-like isoform X2: MNRALPEMLNCMNAPGTFIAGNCTDMTVLERQRARMKWQQSDHHDQQQQQTQYNFGGGELSGVFSLPIHAQGLQGFLSGNRAVKPDPSSENGWAELGFGSCGLVMNNNGTAGFEGMGNALNNNISRTFSCPPTVAAEKTSGDTVLSQKLSLPAGKESFKKRKADKVQINKAAAAAESDSTEKRMKSCAEKGDSKITEQTSTKNNDGESSGDTSKDNSKASEVQKPDYIHVRARRGQATDSHSLAERVRREKISERMKYLQDLVPGCNKITGKAGMLDEIINYVQSLQRQVEFLSMKLAAVNPRLDFNIDDLFAKEEKMFLRKLCSLLFWRTNEDSFVQSSVTCSLISLQISRCFLRARPIFRRWGCHQK; the protein is encoded by the exons ATGAACCGAGCTTTACCCGAGATGTTGAACTGTATGAACGCGCCGGGGACTTTTATCGCCGGAAACTGTACCGACATGACGGTGCTGGAGAGGCAGAGGGCCCGGATGAAGTGGCAGCAGAGCGACCATCATGATCAACAACAGCAGCAGACTCAGTATAATTTTGGCGGGGGCGAGCTTAGTGGGGTTTTCTCCCTTCCAATTCATGCTCAGGGGCTTCAGGGTTTTCTGAGTGGTAACCGGGCTGTGAAACCCGACCCGAGTTCCGAAAACGGGTGGGCTGAATTGGGTTTCGGGTCTTGTGGGTTGGTCATGAATAATAATGGCACTGCAGGGTTTGAAGGGATGGGTAATGCTCTCAATAACAACATCTCCAGGACTTTTAGCTGCCCGCCCACTGTAGCAGCCGAGAAGACGTCCGGCGACACCGTTTTGTCTCAAAAGCTTAGCTTGCCGGCCGGGAAAGAAAGCTTTAAGAAGAGGAAGGCTGATAAGGTGCAGATCAATAAG gctgctgctgctgcagaaAGTGATAGCACAGAGAAAAGAATGAAAAGTTGTGCAGAAAAAGGGGACTCCAAGATCACAGAGCAAACCAGCACCAAGAACAACGACGGAGAATCTTCTGGTGATACTTCAAAGGATAATTCAAAAGCTTCTGAGGTTCAAAAGCCTGATTACATCCATGTCCGTGCGCGGCGAGGTCAGGCCACGGATAGCCACAGCTTGGCTGAGAGG GTGAGGAGGGAAAAGATCAGTGAAAGAATGAAATATCTGCAAGATTTAGTACCAGGGTGCAACAAGATCACTGGCAAGGCCGGCATGCTTGATGAAATCATCAATTATGTTCAGTCTCTTCAACGACAAGTAGAG TTCCTGTCTATGAAACTAGCTGCTGTGAATCCGCGGCTTGACTTCAACATCGACGACTTGTTTGCAAAAGAG GAAAAAATGTTCTTAAGAAAATTATGCTCTTTACTCTTTTGGCGAACTAATGAAGACTCGTTTGTCCAAAGTTCCGTTACTTGTAGTCTCATTTCGCTTCAAATCAGCAGATGTTTCCTACGTGCGCGGCCAATTTTCCGACGATGGGGATGTCATCAGAAATGA
- the LOC126587334 gene encoding transcription factor bHLH63-like isoform X1, protein MNRALPEMLNCMNAPGTFIAGNCTDMTVLERQRARMKWQQSDHHDQQQQQTQYNFGGGELSGVFSLPIHAQGLQGFLSGNRAVKPDPSSENGWAELGFGSCGLVMNNNGTAGFEGMGNALNNNISRTFSCPPTVAAEKTSGDTVLSQKLSLPAGKESFKKRKADKVQINKAAAAAESDSTEKRMKSCAEKGDSKITEQTSTKNNDGESSGDTSKDNSKASEVQKPDYIHVRARRGQATDSHSLAERVRREKISERMKYLQDLVPGCNKITGKAGMLDEIINYVQSLQRQVEFLSMKLAAVNPRLDFNIDDLFAKEMFPTCAANFPTMGMSSEMTNSVYLQLNPMQQLVSSSGLGMGLNSTDLALRRTISAPSSIPEPFLDTSCFTQAQPTAIWDADLQNIFNVEFQQGRSSFQSQPFTGSIEDSNLKMEM, encoded by the exons ATGAACCGAGCTTTACCCGAGATGTTGAACTGTATGAACGCGCCGGGGACTTTTATCGCCGGAAACTGTACCGACATGACGGTGCTGGAGAGGCAGAGGGCCCGGATGAAGTGGCAGCAGAGCGACCATCATGATCAACAACAGCAGCAGACTCAGTATAATTTTGGCGGGGGCGAGCTTAGTGGGGTTTTCTCCCTTCCAATTCATGCTCAGGGGCTTCAGGGTTTTCTGAGTGGTAACCGGGCTGTGAAACCCGACCCGAGTTCCGAAAACGGGTGGGCTGAATTGGGTTTCGGGTCTTGTGGGTTGGTCATGAATAATAATGGCACTGCAGGGTTTGAAGGGATGGGTAATGCTCTCAATAACAACATCTCCAGGACTTTTAGCTGCCCGCCCACTGTAGCAGCCGAGAAGACGTCCGGCGACACCGTTTTGTCTCAAAAGCTTAGCTTGCCGGCCGGGAAAGAAAGCTTTAAGAAGAGGAAGGCTGATAAGGTGCAGATCAATAAG gctgctgctgctgcagaaAGTGATAGCACAGAGAAAAGAATGAAAAGTTGTGCAGAAAAAGGGGACTCCAAGATCACAGAGCAAACCAGCACCAAGAACAACGACGGAGAATCTTCTGGTGATACTTCAAAGGATAATTCAAAAGCTTCTGAGGTTCAAAAGCCTGATTACATCCATGTCCGTGCGCGGCGAGGTCAGGCCACGGATAGCCACAGCTTGGCTGAGAGG GTGAGGAGGGAAAAGATCAGTGAAAGAATGAAATATCTGCAAGATTTAGTACCAGGGTGCAACAAGATCACTGGCAAGGCCGGCATGCTTGATGAAATCATCAATTATGTTCAGTCTCTTCAACGACAAGTAGAG TTCCTGTCTATGAAACTAGCTGCTGTGAATCCGCGGCTTGACTTCAACATCGACGACTTGTTTGCAAAAGAG ATGTTTCCTACGTGCGCGGCCAATTTTCCGACGATGGGGATGTCATCAGAAATGACCAATTCTGTGTATCTTCAGTTGAATCCAATGCAACAATTGGTTTCATCTTCTGGGTTGGGTATGGGGTTAAATTCCACTGATTTGGCACTTCGAAGAACCATAAGCGCTCCGAGTTCGATCCCCGAACCATTTCTTGACACATCATGTTTCACT CAAGCCCAACCTACGGCAATTTGGGATGCTGATTTACAGAACATTTTCAATGTGGAATTTCAACAAGGAAGATCATCCTTTCAATCGCAACCATTTACAG GTTCCATTGAAGATAGCAATTTAAAGATGGAGATGTGA